A section of the Flavobacterium sp. CG_23.5 genome encodes:
- a CDS encoding M4 family metallopeptidase → MKTKLLGKIALFASVSFFALEANAQDAAKNVKQKITDERGKPSLIVFNEKSTYKSSDSQKALTEQLGLKDNSNFSKTKSETDKLGFSHEKFQLYHQGIKVEFSTYTLHSKSGKLESMSGEFFSLDKVNTQPTLSKEQAFGRALKKIGAKKYLWDSTEDAAAMNYQKPTGELVLLPMLDGPTSKLKDNNLRLAYKFDIYASLPVSRGDVYIDAVTGEVLLYNAIIKHLGEYSNGSHATSAEMSKEKASTVAFVAANAATRYSGTQSIQTTLSGSSYILSDATRGLGVQTYNSARTATYPTTNFTDADNNWTATEFNNTNKDNGALDGHWGAEKTYDYFSTKHGRNSYDNAGAKIKSYIHYNLIAAGYPDNNNAFWNGSVMTYGDGSGTGGFDILTALDVAGHEIGHAVCSNTANLTYLNESGAMNEGFSDIWGACIEFSAAPTKSTWLIGEDIERRTGHLSLRSMSNPNAEGQPDTYKGTYWYTGTADSGGVHTNSGVLNHWFYILSIGKSGTNDIGSAFNVTGITIAKAEKIAYRLESVYLTASSTYANARTYAIQSAVDLYGAGSAEVIATTNAFYAVGVGAAYAGSADTIAPSTPAGLAASGTTSTTTNLSWTASTDNVAVTGYNVYQGTTLKATVTGTTYAVSGLTAATAYTFSVKAKDAAGNLSAASNVVNVTTSGSTTTYCVSKGTDATSEYIDYVGLGGIANTSGTNAGYGNFTALTGNVPYGANTILFSAGFSGSAYTEYWKIWIDYNKNGIFETTEQIVSGSSSSSANLTSTFTVPTTALAGTTRMRVSMKYNAAQTACETFSYGEVEDYTVNIGGAAIAAFNTSFAGDLGTENNIFDYTMSPNPANEFLNVKMADNRNASFRVINYLGQQVEQGKISENAINVSKLGAGVYLLEVNDGQKRITKKFIKN, encoded by the coding sequence ATGAAAACAAAATTACTCGGAAAAATCGCGTTGTTCGCATCCGTTTCTTTTTTTGCATTAGAAGCAAATGCACAAGATGCCGCCAAAAATGTAAAACAAAAAATTACTGATGAAAGAGGAAAACCTTCATTAATCGTTTTTAATGAAAAATCTACCTACAAATCTTCAGATTCTCAAAAAGCATTAACAGAACAATTGGGATTAAAGGATAATTCCAATTTTTCTAAAACTAAATCCGAAACAGACAAATTAGGATTTTCACATGAAAAATTCCAATTGTATCATCAAGGAATAAAAGTAGAATTTTCTACCTACACACTACACTCCAAATCTGGAAAACTAGAATCAATGAGCGGAGAGTTCTTTTCGTTAGATAAAGTCAACACTCAACCTACTTTGTCAAAAGAACAAGCTTTTGGCCGCGCATTGAAAAAAATTGGCGCTAAAAAATATCTTTGGGATTCAACAGAAGATGCTGCAGCAATGAATTACCAAAAACCAACTGGAGAGTTAGTTTTACTTCCTATGTTAGATGGTCCAACCTCAAAGTTAAAAGACAACAACTTACGTTTAGCATATAAATTTGATATTTATGCTTCATTACCTGTAAGTCGTGGCGACGTATATATTGATGCTGTTACAGGCGAGGTATTACTCTACAATGCTATTATCAAACATCTTGGTGAATATAGCAACGGCAGCCATGCAACTTCTGCCGAAATGTCAAAAGAAAAAGCGAGCACTGTTGCTTTCGTTGCTGCTAATGCTGCAACACGTTATAGTGGAACTCAATCCATTCAAACTACATTAAGTGGTTCATCTTATATTTTATCTGATGCGACCCGTGGTTTAGGAGTTCAAACTTATAATTCGGCTAGAACAGCTACCTATCCTACAACTAATTTTACAGATGCTGATAATAACTGGACCGCTACGGAATTTAATAATACAAATAAAGACAACGGAGCTTTAGATGGACATTGGGGCGCAGAAAAAACATACGACTATTTTTCAACTAAACATGGTCGTAATAGTTATGATAACGCCGGAGCAAAAATAAAAAGTTATATCCATTATAATCTAATTGCAGCTGGCTATCCGGATAATAACAACGCTTTTTGGAATGGTTCTGTAATGACTTATGGAGATGGAAGTGGAACCGGCGGATTTGACATATTGACAGCTTTAGATGTTGCTGGTCACGAAATTGGTCACGCCGTTTGTAGCAATACAGCCAACTTAACTTACTTAAATGAATCGGGTGCAATGAATGAAGGATTTTCAGATATCTGGGGAGCTTGTATTGAGTTTTCAGCAGCACCAACCAAATCAACCTGGTTAATTGGTGAAGATATCGAAAGAAGAACAGGACATTTGTCTCTACGTTCTATGAGCAATCCTAATGCTGAAGGACAACCAGATACCTACAAAGGTACATATTGGTATACAGGAACTGCCGATTCAGGTGGAGTACATACAAATAGTGGCGTATTAAATCACTGGTTTTATATTTTATCTATTGGTAAATCAGGGACAAATGATATCGGAAGCGCATTTAACGTAACTGGGATTACAATAGCCAAAGCGGAAAAAATAGCCTATCGTTTAGAAAGTGTTTACTTGACCGCAAGTTCTACATATGCTAATGCAAGAACATATGCTATCCAATCAGCAGTCGACTTATACGGAGCTGGTTCTGCTGAGGTAATTGCTACTACAAATGCATTTTATGCCGTAGGAGTTGGTGCCGCTTATGCTGGCTCAGCTGATACTATTGCACCATCTACACCAGCTGGTTTAGCAGCTTCAGGAACTACTTCAACAACAACAAACTTATCTTGGACAGCTTCTACTGATAATGTAGCAGTTACAGGATATAATGTTTATCAAGGGACTACTTTAAAAGCCACTGTTACAGGAACCACCTATGCTGTTTCGGGATTAACAGCTGCTACTGCTTACACTTTCTCTGTAAAAGCAAAAGATGCTGCCGGTAATTTATCTGCTGCTAGTAACGTAGTAAACGTAACAACATCAGGATCTACAACTACGTATTGCGTTTCTAAAGGAACCGATGCAACATCTGAATACATCGACTATGTTGGTTTAGGTGGAATTGCTAATACAAGTGGTACAAATGCAGGATACGGAAACTTTACAGCTTTGACAGGAAATGTGCCTTATGGTGCAAACACTATCTTGTTTAGCGCTGGTTTTAGCGGCTCAGCTTACACTGAGTATTGGAAAATCTGGATTGATTATAACAAAAACGGTATTTTTGAAACAACTGAACAAATCGTTTCTGGATCTTCTTCAAGTAGCGCTAACCTAACAAGTACTTTTACAGTTCCAACAACTGCTTTGGCAGGAACAACAAGAATGAGAGTTTCTATGAAATATAATGCAGCTCAAACGGCTTGTGAAACTTTTTCTTATGGAGAAGTAGAAGACTATACTGTAAATATTGGAGGTGCGGCTATCGCAGCATTTAATACAAGTTTTGCAGGAGATTTGGGTACTGAGAATAACATTTTTGATTACACGATGTCTCCAAACCCGGCTAATGAATTCTTAAATGTTAAAATGGCAGATAACAGAAATGCTTCTTTTAGAGTTATCAATTACTTAGGTCAACAAGTTGAGCAAGGTAAAATTTCTGAAAACGCAATCAATGTTAGCAAATTAGGCGCAGGAGTTTATCTTTTAGAAGTAAACGACGGTCAAAAAAGAATAACTAAGAAATTTATTAAAAATTAA
- a CDS encoding M4 family metallopeptidase, giving the protein MKTKLLGKIALFASVSFFAFEASAQDGSKNVKQKFNDERGKPSLITFNEKSTYKSTDSQIAFTEQLGLKNNSSFSKTKSETDKFGFSHEKFQLFHQGVKVEFSTYTLHSKSGKLESMSGEFYQLDNVNTRPSLSKEQAFSRALQQIGASQYLWDSPAEAKINDYQKPAGELVLLPLEDEDNNGKKTEQLRLAYKFDIYATNPVSRGDIYVDAVTGATLLYNATIKHLGEFSNGSKPSVDKKSENKNLATAFVLANADTRYSGTQSIQTSLSGASYILSDATRGSGVMTYNMKKGTSYTAAVNFTDVDNNWTAAEYNNVNKDNGALDAHWGAEKTYDYWSTVHGRNSYNNAGAAIKSYVHYSNAYDNAYWNGSVMTYGDGSGTYFDILTSIDVAGHEIGHAVCSNTANLAYKNESGAMNEALSDIWGACIEYFAAPNKQRWLIGEDIERRAGHLALRSMSNPKSEGQPDTYGGINWTSQTRCRPTSNNDQCGVHNNSGVLNHWFYILTEGKTGTNDKGSSYSITGIGIDKAAKITYRMESVYMTSSSTYANARTYGIQAAIDLYGAGSLEVIATTNAFYAVGVGTAYVSTAKTALSKTAKTEITNEAFVLYPNPTSEVLNVSVKENKVSSYKIFNSLGFQIQTGKTSGGEINVSNLSKGIYFFELNNGQDTVVKSFIKK; this is encoded by the coding sequence ATGAAAACAAAATTACTTGGAAAAATTGCGCTGTTTGCATCCGTTTCTTTCTTTGCATTTGAAGCAAGCGCTCAAGATGGCAGCAAAAATGTAAAACAAAAATTCAATGACGAAAGAGGGAAACCTTCTTTAATCACTTTTAATGAGAAATCAACTTATAAATCTACAGATTCTCAAATCGCATTCACAGAACAATTAGGTTTAAAAAACAATTCTAGTTTTTCTAAAACTAAATCAGAAACAGACAAATTTGGATTTTCACATGAAAAATTTCAATTGTTTCACCAAGGAGTAAAAGTAGAATTTTCTACTTATACCCTTCACTCAAAATCTGGGAAACTAGAATCAATGAGCGGAGAATTCTATCAATTAGACAATGTTAATACACGTCCTTCTTTATCAAAAGAACAAGCATTTAGTCGTGCATTGCAACAAATTGGAGCTTCTCAATATCTTTGGGATTCACCAGCAGAAGCTAAAATAAACGATTATCAAAAACCTGCAGGAGAACTAGTGTTACTTCCACTTGAAGATGAAGATAACAACGGTAAAAAAACAGAGCAACTTCGTTTAGCATACAAATTTGACATCTACGCTACAAATCCAGTAAGCCGTGGAGATATTTATGTTGATGCGGTAACCGGAGCAACTTTATTATACAACGCTACAATCAAACATTTAGGCGAATTCAGCAACGGATCAAAACCATCAGTTGACAAGAAATCAGAAAATAAAAATTTGGCTACGGCTTTTGTATTGGCAAATGCTGACACACGTTACAGCGGAACACAATCTATTCAAACTTCTCTTAGCGGAGCATCATACATTTTGTCTGACGCAACTCGTGGAAGCGGAGTTATGACTTACAATATGAAAAAGGGAACAAGCTACACTGCAGCAGTTAATTTTACCGATGTAGACAACAACTGGACCGCCGCTGAATACAACAATGTAAACAAAGACAATGGAGCATTAGACGCACATTGGGGAGCTGAAAAAACATATGATTACTGGTCGACCGTTCATGGAAGAAACAGTTATAACAATGCTGGAGCAGCTATAAAAAGTTATGTTCATTACAGCAACGCTTATGACAATGCATACTGGAATGGAAGTGTAATGACCTATGGAGATGGAAGCGGAACTTATTTCGACATTTTAACGTCAATTGATGTAGCAGGACACGAAATAGGACATGCAGTTTGTTCAAACACAGCAAACTTAGCATACAAAAACGAATCAGGAGCCATGAATGAAGCTCTTTCAGATATTTGGGGAGCATGTATCGAATATTTTGCAGCACCTAACAAACAAAGATGGTTAATTGGTGAAGACATCGAAAGAAGAGCAGGGCATCTCGCTTTACGTTCTATGAGTAATCCTAAAAGTGAAGGACAACCAGATACTTATGGTGGGATAAATTGGACTAGTCAAACTAGATGCAGACCGACTTCAAACAACGATCAATGTGGTGTTCACAACAATAGCGGTGTGTTAAACCACTGGTTTTATATCTTAACCGAAGGTAAAACAGGTACAAATGATAAAGGAAGTTCTTATAGCATAACTGGTATTGGAATTGATAAAGCAGCTAAAATAACTTACCGTATGGAAAGCGTTTACATGACATCAAGCTCTACTTATGCAAATGCAAGAACTTATGGAATTCAAGCAGCTATCGATTTGTACGGAGCAGGTTCTCTTGAGGTAATAGCAACAACTAATGCATTTTATGCAGTAGGTGTTGGAACAGCTTATGTATCAACCGCTAAAACAGCGCTTTCTAAAACAGCAAAAACTGAAATTACTAATGAAGCATTTGTATTGTATCCAAATCCAACTTCTGAAGTATTGAATGTTTCTGTTAAAGAAAACAAAGTGAGCTCATACAAAATCTTCAATTCTCTAGGATTCCAAATTCAAACTGGGAAAACTTCTGGTGGAGAAATCAATGTAAGCAACCTAAGTAAAGGAATCTATTTCTTCGAATTGAACAATGGTCAAGATACTGTTGTTAAATCTTTTATTAAGAAATAA
- a CDS encoding nucleoside recognition domain-containing protein, whose translation MVLSRFWLVIFISSIAFIIVSLFTANTYTIDYVLNGKKDDPVLISEKYADQLPAFIKDSIKKAPDQTMIINRDTLNADTTYVYKNKTVKIFSGVQKSDGLLPTCKNTLLDLILPLMAYLAFFCGLMELLIISGASGKLAKALSPVFVKVFPSIPKDHPSISYMTLNFAANFLGLDSAATPFGLKAMESLQEINPDKDKASDAQIMFMCLHASGLTLIATSIIGYRAAANATNPADVMLPCIITSFIGTIAAFLIVGIKQKINFKSASLVVTLMVLIAAIVGLLMYVNHLDLIGKNYFTSNLSGLILVGIIAFTLIFSFIHEKKFAEASTTVFESFVVGANNGVKTGVTIFPYVLGMLVAISLFRNSGLFEIISNGISFVFSNIGVSKEITDALPVAMLRPFSSAGSRGFLIDSMNTFGADSLTGRLSSIFQCSAESTFYVIAVYFGSVNIKNTRYALGTMLLVDLICVITAIFVASWFF comes from the coding sequence ATGGTATTAAGTAGATTCTGGTTAGTTATTTTCATTTCGTCAATTGCCTTTATTATAGTCAGTTTGTTTACTGCAAATACGTATACCATTGATTATGTTTTGAATGGAAAAAAAGACGATCCAGTTCTAATTTCTGAAAAATATGCGGATCAACTTCCTGCTTTTATTAAAGATAGCATTAAAAAAGCACCAGATCAAACCATGATTATCAATCGGGATACTCTAAATGCCGACACGACTTATGTTTATAAAAACAAAACCGTAAAAATTTTCAGTGGTGTTCAAAAATCCGATGGTTTATTACCAACATGTAAAAATACTTTACTCGATTTAATACTGCCGCTTATGGCTTATTTGGCTTTTTTCTGTGGACTGATGGAACTTTTAATCATTTCCGGAGCATCTGGAAAATTAGCTAAAGCATTGAGTCCGGTGTTTGTAAAAGTATTTCCGAGTATCCCAAAAGACCATCCTTCCATCTCCTACATGACCTTAAACTTTGCCGCTAATTTCTTGGGATTAGATTCTGCTGCGACTCCATTTGGACTAAAAGCCATGGAAAGTTTACAAGAAATAAACCCCGATAAAGACAAAGCCAGTGATGCGCAGATCATGTTTATGTGTTTGCATGCTTCTGGTTTAACGTTAATAGCTACTTCTATTATTGGGTATCGAGCTGCCGCCAATGCAACTAATCCTGCCGATGTAATGCTGCCTTGTATTATTACTTCTTTTATTGGTACGATTGCCGCTTTTTTAATTGTTGGAATCAAACAAAAAATTAATTTCAAAAGTGCTTCTTTGGTTGTCACCTTGATGGTATTAATCGCTGCAATTGTTGGTTTATTGATGTACGTGAATCATTTGGATTTAATTGGAAAAAACTATTTCACCTCTAATCTTTCCGGGTTGATATTGGTTGGAATTATCGCTTTTACGTTGATTTTTTCATTCATTCATGAGAAGAAATTTGCTGAAGCAAGCACCACCGTCTTTGAATCCTTTGTAGTAGGAGCTAATAATGGAGTTAAAACCGGGGTTACTATTTTTCCTTATGTTTTGGGAATGTTAGTGGCCATTTCTCTATTTAGAAATAGCGGTTTATTTGAAATTATCAGTAATGGGATTTCCTTTGTCTTTTCTAATATTGGTGTGAGTAAAGAGATTACCGATGCTTTGCCAGTAGCGATGCTTCGTCCTTTTAGTTCTGCGGGATCGAGAGGATTTTTGATTGATTCTATGAATACTTTTGGAGCCGATTCCTTAACAGGTCGATTGAGCAGTATTTTTCAATGTAGCGCCGAAAGTACTTTTTATGTAATTGCGGTTTATTTTGGTTCTGTAAACATCAAAAACACCCGTTACGCTTTAGGAACAATGCTTTTGGTAGATTTAATTTGCGTTATCACCGCTATTTTTGTGGCGAGTTGGTTTTTTTAA
- a CDS encoding 3'-5' exonuclease has translation MIEKINLNNILFLDIETVPESEDFNALDSEMKQLWENKTQYQRKEEYTPEDFYDRAGIWAEFGKIVCISVGYFVIKSDIRNFRVTSFFGEEKKILQDFNNLLNTHFNQPQHVLCGHNAKEFDIPFIARRMIINQIDIPNKLNLFGKKPWEIPHLDTLELWKFGDYKHYTSLKLMCKVLGIPSPKGDIDGSQVGHVFYVEKDIDRIVTYCEKDTIAVAQIFLRLRREDLLIDDEIIHV, from the coding sequence ATGATAGAAAAAATAAACCTCAATAACATTCTCTTCCTCGATATCGAAACCGTTCCGGAATCCGAAGATTTCAACGCATTAGATTCGGAAATGAAACAGCTGTGGGAAAACAAAACACAATATCAGCGCAAAGAGGAATATACGCCGGAGGATTTTTATGATCGCGCGGGAATTTGGGCCGAGTTTGGTAAAATTGTCTGCATTTCGGTGGGTTATTTTGTTATCAAAAGTGATATTAGAAACTTTAGAGTTACTTCGTTTTTTGGAGAAGAAAAGAAAATTCTTCAGGATTTCAATAATTTATTAAACACTCATTTTAACCAACCACAGCATGTTTTGTGCGGTCATAACGCAAAAGAATTTGATATTCCATTCATCGCCCGACGCATGATTATTAACCAAATTGATATTCCCAATAAGTTAAACCTATTTGGAAAAAAACCTTGGGAAATCCCACATTTAGATACTTTGGAATTGTGGAAATTTGGCGATTACAAACACTACACCTCCTTAAAGTTAATGTGTAAAGTACTGGGAATCCCTTCGCCAAAAGGCGATATCGATGGCAGTCAGGTGGGACATGTTTTTTATGTGGAAAAAGACATTGACAGAATTGTCACCTATTGTGAAAAAGATACCATTGCCGTAGCACAAATTTTTCTTCGATTGCGACGAGAGGATTTGTTGATTGATGACGAGATTATTCATGTTTAG
- a CDS encoding methylated-DNA--[protein]-cysteine S-methyltransferase, which translates to METAYIKTPLGIATIIGDENGISVISVSDEGEISSTIPTILKDVVSQLNEYFEGKRNDFDFKLNPKGTDFQQKVWKALLEIPYGKTRTYLEQSKILGDVKAIRAVASANGKNPLWIVVPCHRVIGTDGSLTGYAGGLWRKKWLLEHENPTIQQSLF; encoded by the coding sequence ATGGAAACAGCTTACATCAAAACACCTTTAGGAATTGCTACAATCATTGGTGACGAAAATGGGATTTCGGTAATTTCAGTTTCTGATGAAGGAGAAATTTCAAGCACAATTCCAACAATTTTAAAGGATGTCGTTTCGCAACTCAATGAGTATTTCGAAGGGAAAAGAAACGATTTCGATTTTAAATTAAATCCAAAAGGAACTGATTTTCAACAAAAAGTATGGAAAGCATTATTGGAGATTCCATACGGGAAAACCAGAACGTATCTAGAACAGTCCAAAATTTTAGGGGATGTCAAAGCCATCCGAGCTGTAGCTTCGGCCAATGGGAAAAATCCTTTGTGGATTGTGGTTCCCTGTCATCGAGTAATAGGAACTGATGGTTCATTGACGGGTTATGCAGGAGGTTTGTGGCGCAAGAAATGGTTATTGGAACACGAAAACCCAACGATACAACAAAGTTTGTTTTAG
- a CDS encoding c-type cytochrome has translation MKKLLFLAAVLVLLSCKKENQESFGKSENKSEESAENIAKSPEALGKEIFEGKGNCVACHQVNNKLIGPSVQDIAKIYKEKNGNIIAFLKEDAAPLVDPSQYEVMKTNFALTEEMSDEELKGLEAYFYSNLK, from the coding sequence ATGAAAAAATTATTATTTTTAGCAGCAGTTTTAGTACTGCTGTCTTGCAAAAAAGAAAATCAAGAATCTTTTGGAAAATCAGAGAATAAATCTGAGGAGTCAGCCGAAAACATAGCTAAATCACCGGAAGCACTAGGGAAAGAAATTTTTGAAGGAAAAGGAAATTGTGTCGCCTGTCATCAAGTGAACAACAAACTAATTGGTCCGAGCGTTCAAGATATTGCAAAAATATATAAAGAAAAGAATGGCAATATTATCGCTTTCCTGAAAGAGGATGCTGCGCCATTGGTTGACCCAAGTCAATACGAAGTGATGAAAACTAATTTCGCACTTACTGAAGAGATGTCTGACGAGGAATTAAAAGGATTGGAAGCCTATTTTTACAGCAATTTGAAATAA
- the hemB gene encoding porphobilinogen synthase, whose protein sequence is MFPLQRGRRLRVNESIRSLVRETSLSPSDFMFPMFIAEGENVQVEISSMPGIFRRSIDLTVEEVKEIYALGIRAVNIYVKVSENLKDNTGKEAWNKDGLMQQAIRAIKTACPEMIVMPDVALDPYSIYGHDGIIANGDVENDSTNEALVKMAVSHAQAGADFVAPSDMMDGRVLRLRQGLDAAGFHNVGIMSYSAKYASAFYGPFRDALDSAPVDSTDIPKDKKTYQMDYANRIEAIKEALWDVEEGADMVMVKPGIAYLDIVREVKNAVNVPVTVYHVSGEYAMIKAAAERGWLDHDKIMMEQLMCIKRAGASLISTYFAKEAAILLNK, encoded by the coding sequence ATGTTCCCATTACAAAGAGGTAGAAGATTACGCGTCAATGAATCCATTAGAAGTTTAGTTCGTGAAACCAGTTTAAGTCCATCGGATTTTATGTTTCCGATGTTTATTGCAGAAGGTGAAAATGTACAAGTGGAAATTTCTTCGATGCCGGGGATTTTTCGTCGCTCCATTGATTTGACGGTCGAAGAAGTAAAAGAAATATATGCATTGGGTATTCGTGCCGTGAACATTTATGTAAAAGTCAGTGAAAATTTAAAAGACAATACAGGGAAAGAAGCTTGGAATAAAGATGGATTGATGCAGCAAGCAATTCGCGCTATCAAAACCGCTTGTCCGGAAATGATTGTAATGCCTGATGTGGCTTTAGATCCGTATTCTATTTATGGTCATGACGGAATTATTGCAAACGGAGATGTAGAGAATGATTCAACTAATGAAGCTTTGGTAAAAATGGCCGTTTCTCATGCTCAGGCTGGTGCCGATTTTGTCGCGCCAAGTGATATGATGGACGGACGAGTTTTACGTTTGCGACAAGGTCTGGATGCAGCCGGTTTTCACAATGTGGGAATCATGAGCTATTCGGCTAAATATGCATCCGCTTTTTACGGACCGTTTCGTGATGCTTTAGATAGCGCGCCAGTGGATTCAACGGATATCCCAAAAGACAAGAAAACCTACCAAATGGATTATGCGAACCGCATCGAGGCCATTAAAGAAGCGTTGTGGGATGTAGAAGAAGGTGCTGATATGGTGATGGTAAAACCTGGAATTGCGTATTTAGACATCGTTCGCGAGGTTAAGAATGCCGTGAATGTTCCCGTGACCGTATATCATGTTTCGGGGGAATATGCGATGATTAAAGCCGCTGCCGAAAGAGGCTGGCTTGACCATGATAAAATTATGATGGAACAATTAATGTGTATCAAACGCGCGGGAGCAAGCTTAATTTCGACTTATTTTGCCAAAGAAGCTGCGATACTTTTAAATAAATAA
- the hemF gene encoding oxygen-dependent coproporphyrinogen oxidase, protein MKNKFYSYIQNLQDQIVAGLEAVEGQAKFREDLWERPEGGGGRTRVIENGKVFEKGGVNISAVHGKLPEAMQKMFNVGEADFFACGLSLVMHPKSPMVPTVHANWRYFEMYDDNGNVIQQWFGGGQDLTPYYLFEEDAIHFHQTCKTACDKHNQEFYPKYKKQCDAYFWNAHRNEARGIGGLFFDYCKATDAMSMENWFNFVSEVGNSFLEAYVPIVEKRKELSYTPEQRTWQEIRRGRYVEFNLVHDKGTLFGLKTNGRIESILMSLPPHVQWVYDHHAEAGSEEEKLVNVLENPIDWI, encoded by the coding sequence ATGAAAAATAAATTTTACTCTTACATACAAAACCTTCAAGACCAAATCGTCGCAGGACTAGAAGCAGTTGAAGGTCAAGCCAAATTCCGTGAAGACCTTTGGGAACGTCCGGAAGGCGGCGGTGGAAGAACCCGAGTAATAGAAAACGGAAAAGTTTTTGAAAAAGGCGGAGTTAATATTTCAGCAGTTCACGGAAAATTACCTGAGGCTATGCAGAAAATGTTCAACGTAGGCGAAGCCGATTTTTTTGCCTGCGGATTGAGTTTGGTTATGCATCCCAAAAGTCCAATGGTGCCAACGGTTCATGCCAATTGGCGTTATTTCGAAATGTACGATGATAACGGAAATGTGATTCAACAATGGTTTGGTGGCGGACAGGATTTAACACCCTATTATCTGTTTGAGGAAGATGCAATTCATTTTCATCAAACCTGTAAAACCGCTTGCGACAAGCATAATCAGGAGTTTTATCCAAAATATAAGAAACAATGTGATGCCTATTTCTGGAACGCACATCGCAATGAAGCTCGCGGAATTGGTGGATTGTTTTTCGATTATTGTAAAGCAACGGACGCTATGAGTATGGAAAATTGGTTTAACTTTGTTTCTGAAGTGGGAAATAGTTTCCTGGAAGCCTATGTTCCCATTGTTGAAAAAAGAAAAGAGTTGTCCTATACTCCAGAACAAAGAACTTGGCAGGAAATCCGTCGTGGTCGTTATGTCGAATTCAATTTGGTTCACGACAAAGGCACTTTATTTGGACTAAAAACTAACGGAAGAATCGAAAGTATCCTAATGAGTTTACCGCCGCATGTGCAATGGGTATACGACCATCACGCAGAAGCCGGAAGTGAAGAAGAAAAATTAGTAAACGTATTAGAAAATCCGATTGATTGGATTTAA
- a CDS encoding GNAT family N-acetyltransferase: protein MRITENFIIDKLKPTDANQLYHFMLDNNERLCRFFPLTLSGNSTVEKSIAYIALKEKEIQEKTNFTFAIREVDSQKIAGLIIIKKIDWVNRTGELAYCIGKNFEGKGLVSKTVKAISNFAFNELDLKILQIIAHKTNLASVKVAKNANFSWVKTLLNEFTPTNEAPLDMELYELTR from the coding sequence ATGAGAATCACAGAAAACTTCATTATTGACAAATTGAAACCAACAGATGCAAATCAATTGTATCATTTTATGCTTGACAATAATGAAAGATTATGTAGGTTTTTCCCGCTTACCCTTTCGGGGAATTCAACGGTAGAAAAATCGATAGCCTACATTGCACTTAAGGAGAAAGAAATTCAGGAGAAAACAAATTTCACCTTTGCAATTAGAGAAGTGGATTCTCAAAAAATTGCTGGATTGATTATCATAAAAAAGATTGATTGGGTGAATAGAACAGGAGAATTGGCCTATTGTATCGGAAAAAATTTTGAAGGAAAAGGGTTGGTTTCAAAAACAGTTAAAGCAATTTCAAATTTCGCTTTCAATGAGTTGGATTTGAAAATACTTCAAATTATAGCTCATAAAACGAACCTTGCAAGTGTGAAAGTTGCCAAAAACGCTAACTTTAGTTGGGTGAAAACGTTGCTAAATGAATTCACGCCAACCAATGAAGCTCCATTAGATATGGAATTATATGAATTAACAAGATGA